Proteins found in one Palaeococcus ferrophilus DSM 13482 genomic segment:
- a CDS encoding LSm family protein produces the protein MGEAAEEGPYLLEETLKSWLNRNVVVAIGAEHLFTGTLKDFDEEVILLENVRDFTGNRGNALLIKISDINWVMLV, from the coding sequence ATGGGAGAGGCGGCAGAGGAAGGACCGTACCTGCTTGAAGAGACGCTGAAATCCTGGCTCAACAGGAACGTGGTGGTGGCCATAGGGGCGGAGCACCTCTTCACGGGCACGCTTAAGGACTTTGACGAGGAGGTCATCCTGCTCGAGAACGTTAGGGATTTCACGGGCAACAGGGGGAACGCCCTGCTGATTAAAATAAGTGACATAAACTGGGTAATGCTCGTTTAA
- a CDS encoding sodium-dependent transporter, whose product MERMKLWYLSLVIGAYMVGLGNVWRFPVLAMKYGLGGILLYLVAVFLMVGIVSTAMESTKKRRYEVVEYYLREHGKPAFGVLFLLFDLLFIGYYSILGGWTVTSTFVRGAYDSPVWSMVSLLVFILVMVLILLQGRERTFDTMVFSLVALFLSISALLFIINSTSKTSVPAYVVESLLVWRGITPHYGEGHGGAGGVFSRRWSWIFPRHGFVPAG is encoded by the coding sequence ATGGAGAGAATGAAGCTCTGGTACCTATCTCTCGTGATAGGAGCGTACATGGTGGGTCTCGGGAACGTGTGGCGCTTTCCAGTTCTCGCCATGAAGTACGGCCTGGGCGGAATCCTCCTCTACCTTGTGGCGGTTTTTCTCATGGTGGGTATCGTTAGTACGGCCATGGAGAGCACGAAAAAGCGCCGCTACGAGGTCGTCGAGTACTATTTGCGGGAGCATGGAAAACCCGCCTTTGGGGTTCTCTTCCTCCTCTTTGACCTGCTCTTCATAGGCTACTACTCTATCTTGGGCGGCTGGACCGTGACGAGCACTTTCGTCCGCGGGGCCTACGATTCCCCCGTGTGGAGCATGGTCTCGCTCCTCGTCTTCATTCTGGTAATGGTACTCATACTTCTTCAGGGGCGCGAGAGGACGTTCGACACGATGGTTTTTTCGCTCGTGGCACTCTTCCTCTCGATATCGGCGCTGTTATTCATCATCAACTCCACCTCCAAAACGTCCGTCCCGGCCTACGTCGTCGAGAGTCTGCTGGTATGGAGGGGGATTACCCCCCATTATGGTGAAGGACATGGCGGAGCAGGCGGTGTATTCTCTCGGCGTTGGTCTTGGATTTTTCCTCGTCATGGGTTCGTACCTGCCGGATGA
- a CDS encoding sodium-dependent transporter — protein MAEQAVYSLGVGLGFFLVMGSYLPDDVPTPLLALGGALVDTLASFLGTFLTGAVIGLNSPAAMDGDSILFTVLPETLGEIPHGTVLRYLFAFALFLAAITSMIPLGETVARIYSEVSWVKRSDAVVKTMLGAFFVGVFAVLGMERGFDTVGLLDSTVATFALIGGVVSAWAALTGKNYIPPYLRAWALLGALSLAVLGVFAVYNLFISGRYLPLLLLAMGVLLAMSLTSRVKERVEMGLRIPSRYR, from the coding sequence ATGGCGGAGCAGGCGGTGTATTCTCTCGGCGTTGGTCTTGGATTTTTCCTCGTCATGGGTTCGTACCTGCCGGATGACGTTCCCACGCCTCTGCTGGCCCTCGGCGGTGCCCTCGTGGATACCCTCGCATCTTTTCTTGGTACGTTCCTTACGGGTGCGGTTATTGGGCTGAACTCCCCGGCCGCTATGGACGGGGACAGCATACTCTTCACCGTCCTCCCCGAGACCCTGGGGGAAATCCCTCACGGAACGGTCCTCCGCTACCTCTTTGCTTTTGCGCTCTTTTTGGCGGCCATCACAAGCATGATACCCCTCGGAGAGACCGTGGCAAGGATTTACTCCGAGGTTTCATGGGTCAAGAGAAGCGATGCGGTGGTTAAGACGATGCTGGGTGCGTTTTTTGTGGGGGTCTTTGCTGTCCTTGGGATGGAGCGGGGGTTTGATACTGTGGGCCTCCTCGACTCCACGGTGGCAACCTTCGCCCTCATTGGGGGAGTCGTATCCGCGTGGGCGGCACTGACCGGCAAAAACTACATCCCGCCCTATCTCAGGGCCTGGGCGCTTCTTGGGGCTCTGTCCCTCGCGGTACTTGGAGTGTTTGCTGTTTACAACCTCTTCATCTCGGGGAGATACCTCCCGCTGCTCCTCCTCGCGATGGGCGTGCTGCTTGCGATGTCGCTCACATCCCGCGTGAAGGAGCGCGTGGAGATGGGGCTGAGGATACCAAGTCGCTACCGCTGA